Part of the Candidatus Krumholzibacteriota bacterium genome is shown below.
CATTAAGGAGTATGCCGCAAAGTACGGCGTTGAATATCATGAGGGCAAACGCCCATGGCATGTAAAATGTGATGTCGCGCTTCCCAGCGCCACTCAGAACGAGATTAACGCCGAGGATGCAAAGACCCTCGTCGACAATGGTTGTTTTTGTGTTTCTGAAGGCGCCAATATGCCCAGTACCCCGGAAGCTGTGGATGTTTATCTTGAAAACAAGATTCTTTACGCGCCCGGTAAGGCCGCTAACGCCGGCGGAGTGTCCGTAAGCGGGCTGGAGATGTCACAGAACAGTATGCGCTACAGCTGGACTAGTGAAGAAGTTGACGAGAAGCTTCATAATATCATGAAGGCGATTCACGCTCAGTGTGAAGAGTACGGCAAGGAAGGCGACTTTGTTAATTATGTCAACGGCGCGAATATTGCCGGATTCATAAAGGTTGCCGACTCGATGATAGATCAGGGTGCTGTATAGATACAGGCGCTGTAATATTAGAAGACGTAAAAGGGCTTTCCCCGCTGCGGGAGGGCCCTTTCTTTAATGCTGATAAAGCAACAACCCGCTGATGAGTGCGGATGATTGATATTTTCAAAATCGTGGTCGATTTCCCGCCGGCCGAGTAAATAGTACGCTCTACCAACTCGGGCTCGCTCTTTCTGCCCCTTCGGGTCAGAAATCCCTGCCCGCTCGCCACTCGGCGAGGGTTTTTAAAATATCAATCATCCACATACTATTACAAATCATCGACTACCTTATAGGTTATAAAAATTGGGGAAACTCCACTACGGATTTATCTTATCTGTTGTCTTTTAATCTGTTCTAATCTTTTCCGGAATAGAAATTGCTCAGTTGTAGGTTAAAGGTAAGGTAAAGTAAAACTTTTGTAATTTTTTAATTCTCTCCTGCTTCAAAGTTGGAATTACCTTCTTTTTTTGCGATAAATACAAATGAGTTACCAGAGTATAAACCTTCGTAATGTTTTTAAAAATGCCGCAATGGTTGAGTTTTAACGTGATGAGATAACTGAAGTAATATGGTGATAGTTAAGAAGAAAAATCCGGAAAGCAAATTAAAAGAACTTACAGCAAAAGTAGAAAAGCTGCAAAAGATAAACAGAGAATTAAATAAGAGTAATAAAAAATTCAAGGAACTATACGAAAAGCTCCCCCTCCCCTATCAATGCCTCGCTGAAGATGGAATTATCAGAAATGTAAATCCCGCTTGGCTTGACACTCTTGGGTATAGAATCGAAGAAGTTATAGGGAAAAATTTTACAGGGTTTCTGCACCCCGATTGGAAAACCCGTTTTGAGAAAAAGTTTTTGAATTTGAAAAAATGCGGATATAGAAGTAATGTTCAGCTTAAAATCAGAAACAAAAAAGGAGTTTACCTGGATATTTCATTTGACGGGCATGTTGTTTATCAACATGAAGGGGGTTTCAAGCAAGCTTATTGCGTTTTTAAGGATATTACTAAACCCGGGAAGATGGAAGAAGATGTGTGCCCGGACAATATCGAGTTGGAAAGAAGGGTTAAAAAACTCACGGAAGACCTGATGTCCTCGAATAGCGATCTTAAAACTTTTATTTATTCAGCGTCACATGACCTCCGTTCACCCGTTCACGTTATAGATGGTTTCAGCCAGATACTTCTCGAGGAT
Proteins encoded:
- a CDS encoding ATP-binding protein, coding for MIVKKKNPESKLKELTAKVEKLQKINRELNKSNKKFKELYEKLPLPYQCLAEDGIIRNVNPAWLDTLGYRIEEVIGKNFTGFLHPDWKTRFEKKFLNLKKCGYRSNVQLKIRNKKGVYLDISFDGHVVYQHEGGFKQAYCVFKDITKPGKMEEDVCPDNIELERRVKKLTEDLMSSNSDLKTFIYSASHDLRSPVHVIDGFSQILLEDYGDNMDEDGRHYLKRVRAATGRLNQTMNDMLKLSRAGRRKMVLEEVYLGNIAKEIAAEMRAADSSRRVEIEIQDGMIAMGDTYLLRLVIKNLFKNAWKFTKQKEKAKIRFGEKEHGGNKIYFIEDNGAGFDMRYSHKLFRSFESLHSRDDFQGTGIGLTMVKDIILRHEGHVWGESEGKGKGAVFSFTLKHDKN